The window TCATACGCGTTGACCGGCCATCACGAAATAATGTTTCCGCTTCTGGCTGCCGCTGTAATTGAGGAGACAAAGAAAAGAAGAAATGAGACCCGTTGTTGACGAGGAATTGTGTATCGGCTGCGGCAATTGCGCGGAAATATGCCCTGCGGTTTTTCAGCTTATTGACGAAAAGTCAAAGGTGATCGATCCTGATGCCTGCGAGTTTGCCGGCTGCTGCGAGGCGGCCGAGGAGAATTGCCCCGTAGACGCCATAACGATCGAAGAGGACTGAGCGCTTCCGGAAATTTTCTCTCCATATACTTGCCATATTCAGGCGTCTCGATTAAAATACATCGTGCCAAATGTAGGGGCACAGCGCGCTGTGCCCCTACATTTGTTAGGATGCGCCTGTAGCTCAGTCGGATAGAGCAACTGCCTTCTAAGCAGTGGGCCAGGGGTTCGAATCCCTTCAGGCGCGCCATGCAAATTCTGCTTTGCAAAATTTGCAGTGACAAGTGGTCAGTGAAAAGAAGTAAAGAAGACAAGTTTTTTCTGTTCACTATTCACTCGTCACAATTTACTTTCTTACATGGTGAGTGTAGCTCAGTTGGCAGAGCATCTGACTGTGGCTCAGAGGGTCGCGGGTTCAAGCCCCGTCACTCACCCCAAAATTTTGCAGAGCAAAATTTTGGCATTCAGCCTTTAGCGGTCAGGTTTTAGCTTAAAGCTAAAAAATGCGCCTGTAGCTCAGATGGATAGAGCATCGGCCTCCGAAGCCGAGGGTCGGAGGTTCGAATCCTCTCAGGCGCGTAGAAGTGAGAAGGGCCTGTAGCTCAGTTGGCAGAGCAGCTGACTCTTAATCAGCGGGTCGAAGGTTCGAATCCTTCCAGGCTCACTATTAACATCAAGGGAATTAGCCATTTAAGGTTAGTTCCTTTTTTAGCTATTATCAAATGAGAAGTAACGGTGTGTTCCCCGGTCAGTTCAAAGAGGCGGAAGAATAAACCCTGTTGAGGTCATTTGCGATGGAGGATTTCCCGGACATATCTATTGTGTTGTTTGCAAAATCCTTTCTTTAAATGATATACTTTACCTTATTTCTAAAAGGAGGTGTAATACATTGAATTTATTTGAGAAAAAAATAAAGTCTGTATTAGATCTTATGGTAAGCAGAAGAGGATTACTAACTGGAGGGCTTGTAACTATCGCCTCAAGTTTTATCCCTCGCAAGGCCTTCTCAGCAGTTAAGGATATTCTATCCCCGGACCGTTCATTGTTCTTTTATAATGTTTATACAGGGGAGCAACTGAAAGCTGATTATTGGAGCAATGGCCAGTACCTGACAGATGTGCTGTCAGATGTAAATCATATATTCCGCGATCACTTAACGG of the Nitrospirota bacterium genome contains:
- a CDS encoding ferredoxin; amino-acid sequence: MRPVVDEELCIGCGNCAEICPAVFQLIDEKSKVIDPDACEFAGCCEAAEENCPVDAITIEED